One Ignavibacterium sp. DNA segment encodes these proteins:
- the der gene encoding ribosome biogenesis GTPase Der: MKLPIVAIVGRPNVGKSTLFNRLIGKREAIVDDQSGVTRDRNYGDCEWNGKIFHIIDTGGYVPESSDLFETAIREQIEVAIQESDSIIFLVDVKDGVNPVDKIIIDILRQSGKVFFLVVNKVDAEMHAIAAAEFYSLGIEKIYDISALSGRKTGDLLDDITKDFPTYDLIEEDKRLKIAVVGRPNVGKSSLTNALLGIERSIVTDIPGTTRDSLDSVLKYYGEEIVLIDTAGLRKKKKVEENIEFFSNIRTFKAISECDVTVLMLDAQTGFEKQDQKIIDEVVRWRKGLIIAVNKWDLIEKETNTARKFEVAIKDKLGTVDFAPLIFVSALTKQRIFKIIELCKKVQSERSKKIPTSELNDAVLPEIEKNPPPASPSGKEIKIKFVNQVGEYYPIFLFFTNYPKHIPDHYRRFLERTLRRIYGFEGVPITVSFRQK; the protein is encoded by the coding sequence ATGAAATTACCAATTGTTGCAATCGTAGGACGCCCTAATGTTGGCAAATCAACACTTTTTAATCGCCTTATTGGTAAACGCGAGGCAATTGTAGATGATCAGAGTGGTGTAACGCGTGATAGAAATTATGGCGATTGTGAATGGAATGGAAAAATCTTCCACATTATTGATACAGGCGGATATGTACCTGAATCATCCGATCTTTTTGAAACTGCAATTCGTGAACAGATTGAAGTAGCTATTCAAGAATCTGATTCAATTATCTTTTTAGTTGATGTTAAAGATGGAGTTAATCCGGTTGATAAAATTATAATAGATATTCTTCGTCAGTCAGGCAAGGTTTTCTTTCTTGTAGTCAATAAAGTTGATGCTGAAATGCATGCGATAGCAGCAGCGGAATTTTACTCCTTAGGTATTGAAAAAATATATGATATTTCTGCATTGAGCGGAAGAAAAACCGGTGATCTTTTAGATGATATTACAAAAGATTTTCCGACTTATGATTTAATAGAAGAAGATAAAAGGTTAAAGATTGCGGTTGTAGGAAGACCAAATGTAGGAAAGTCATCTCTTACTAATGCACTGCTTGGAATTGAAAGAAGTATTGTTACAGATATTCCGGGAACAACACGTGACAGCCTTGATTCGGTTTTAAAATATTACGGAGAAGAAATTGTCTTAATTGATACTGCAGGGTTAAGAAAGAAAAAGAAAGTTGAAGAGAATATTGAATTCTTTTCCAACATCAGAACTTTTAAGGCAATAAGTGAATGTGACGTAACAGTACTGATGCTTGATGCACAAACCGGATTTGAAAAACAAGATCAGAAAATAATTGATGAGGTTGTGCGCTGGAGAAAAGGGCTGATAATTGCAGTTAATAAATGGGACCTTATTGAAAAAGAAACAAATACTGCCAGAAAATTTGAAGTAGCTATTAAAGATAAACTCGGCACGGTTGATTTTGCTCCTTTAATTTTTGTTTCTGCACTTACCAAACAAAGAATTTTTAAGATTATTGAACTTTGCAAAAAAGTGCAGAGTGAAAGAAGCAAAAAAATTCCGACATCCGAATTAAATGATGCTGTTTTACCTGAGATTGAAAAAAATCCGCCGCCGGCATCTCCAAGCGGTAAAGAAATAAAAATAAAATTTGTTAATCAGGTTGGTGAATACTATCCGATATTTTTATTTTTTACCAATTATCCAAAACATATTCCAGATCATTACAGAAGATTTCTTGAAAGAACATTAAGAAGAATTTATGGGTTTGAAGGAGTACCCATAACGGTTAGTTTTAGACAAAAATAA
- the upp gene encoding uracil phosphoribosyltransferase, which yields MKENLFIVEHPIIKRDVTILRDKNTESETFRAVLQRVSNLLAAEVSKKFSLTDIIIETPLETAKGSKLTNEVILVPVLRAGLGMVNGFLQIIPEAKVGHIGLQRDEETLQPIDYYYKIPKNLATAEVVMLDPMLATGGSASEAISYLKKHGAKNPVFVCIVAAPEGVKKLQSKHPDIKIFAAALDRELNSKGYILPGLGDAGDRTFGTL from the coding sequence ATGAAAGAAAATTTATTCATTGTCGAACATCCTATTATCAAAAGAGATGTTACAATACTTAGAGATAAAAATACCGAGTCAGAAACATTTCGTGCTGTATTGCAACGGGTTTCAAACTTACTTGCCGCTGAGGTTTCAAAAAAATTTTCTTTAACCGATATTATAATTGAAACTCCGCTTGAAACCGCAAAGGGAAGCAAGCTTACCAATGAAGTGATACTTGTGCCTGTTTTACGCGCCGGACTTGGAATGGTTAATGGTTTTTTACAAATAATTCCTGAAGCAAAGGTAGGGCATATTGGTTTACAGCGGGATGAAGAAACTTTGCAGCCTATTGATTATTATTATAAAATCCCTAAAAATCTTGCAACAGCAGAAGTAGTAATGCTTGATCCGATGCTTGCTACAGGCGGCAGTGCATCAGAAGCTATCTCTTATCTTAAAAAACACGGAGCTAAAAATCCCGTATTTGTCTGCATTGTTGCTGCTCCGGAAGGCGTAAAAAAACTTCAATCAAAACATCCTGATATAAAAATATTTGCTGCTGCTCTTGATAGAGAACTTAATTCCAAAGGTTACATTTTACCGGGTCTCGGCGATGCAGGTGACAGAACATTTGGCACGCTATAG